Proteins encoded in a region of the Sphingopyxis sp. OAS728 genome:
- a CDS encoding HAD-IIB family hydrolase, whose translation MKRLIVFDLDGTLAESKQPMEPAMGEALANLLGVADVAVISGGDWPQFEKQVATRLPERADLSRLWLMPTTGTKLYTFRSGAWQARYAEIFADEEKQRIFEAFDAALRATGFVPEAVWGARVEDRGSQITFSALGQEAPIDAKEKWDPDFAKRKVIQADLRQRLPGLSINMGGATSIDVTREGVDKAYGLTKLSDESGIELRAMLFIGDAIFPGGNDYPAKALGLDTIAVRDPGETLAIIEIIVACLK comes from the coding sequence ATGAAACGGCTGATTGTCTTCGATCTTGATGGAACGCTTGCCGAAAGCAAGCAGCCGATGGAACCCGCGATGGGTGAGGCGCTTGCCAATCTCCTCGGCGTGGCAGATGTTGCGGTGATATCCGGTGGCGACTGGCCGCAGTTCGAAAAACAGGTGGCGACGCGCCTTCCCGAGCGCGCGGACCTTTCCCGGCTCTGGCTCATGCCGACGACCGGCACAAAGCTTTACACTTTCCGTTCGGGCGCGTGGCAGGCGCGCTATGCCGAAATCTTCGCCGACGAAGAGAAGCAGCGCATATTCGAAGCCTTCGATGCGGCGCTTCGGGCGACCGGGTTCGTTCCCGAAGCGGTCTGGGGAGCACGGGTCGAGGACCGGGGAAGCCAGATCACATTCTCGGCATTGGGTCAGGAAGCGCCGATCGATGCCAAGGAAAAATGGGATCCCGATTTCGCGAAGCGCAAGGTGATCCAGGCCGACCTTCGCCAACGTCTGCCGGGCCTGTCGATCAATATGGGCGGCGCTACGTCGATCGATGTCACGCGCGAAGGCGTCGACAAGGCCTATGGCCTTACGAAGCTGAGCGACGAAAGCGGTATTGAACTGCGTGCAATGCTGTTCATCGGCGATGCGATATTCCCGGGCGGCAATGACTATCCAGCCAAGGCGCTGGGACTGGACACGATCGCCGTTCGCGATCCGGGAGAAACGCTTGCCATCATCGAAATCATCGTTGCCTGTTTGAAGTGA
- a CDS encoding NAD(P)/FAD-dependent oxidoreductase, translating into MSRASATHHRDLRTGQSIWSARRRPSIEEKPLTGDVACDIVVVGAGISGALIAEQLSDAGFDVLIVDRRGPTDGSTAASTAMLQYEIDMPLHRMADRIGRDKAERMWRRSRQSVDALRERTERLGLDVDGATRGSIYLDGNVLDAAGLAREAEARRRAGFEIELLKPAQVEDRYGIKGRHAIIGYGNYSADPRRLAAGYLNVAISRGARLYAPVDICDVAPSEAVVTLRSKNGPAIRAKHLVVATGYEMMKGIPRKGNRIISSWSIATRPQPRAIWPTAAMIWEAADPYLYIRTTPRGEIICGGEDEEIADAALRDAKLLDKATTLSRKLAALLPGVDATPAYSWAGSFGDSPVGTPTIGRIPGMPNCYAAMGYGGNGITFSMMAAQMLRGVICGYGDPDADLVSFHRSF; encoded by the coding sequence GTGAGCCGCGCATCGGCGACCCATCATCGCGATCTCCGGACCGGCCAGTCGATCTGGTCGGCTCGGCGTCGTCCGTCCATCGAGGAAAAACCGCTGACCGGCGATGTCGCGTGCGACATTGTGGTGGTCGGCGCTGGAATATCGGGTGCGCTGATCGCCGAGCAGTTGTCCGACGCGGGGTTCGATGTCCTCATCGTCGACCGCCGCGGCCCCACGGACGGGTCGACCGCGGCCTCGACCGCTATGTTGCAATATGAGATCGACATGCCGCTCCATCGAATGGCCGACCGGATCGGTCGCGACAAAGCCGAACGCATGTGGCGCCGCTCGCGCCAGTCGGTCGACGCGCTGCGCGAACGGACCGAAAGGCTCGGCCTCGATGTCGATGGCGCGACGCGCGGCTCGATCTATCTCGATGGCAATGTGCTCGACGCGGCGGGGCTTGCGCGCGAAGCCGAGGCGCGGCGCCGGGCCGGATTTGAAATCGAATTGCTCAAACCCGCACAAGTCGAGGATCGCTACGGCATCAAGGGCCGGCATGCGATCATCGGCTACGGCAATTATTCGGCCGATCCACGCCGCCTCGCCGCAGGCTATCTGAACGTTGCGATTTCGCGCGGTGCACGGCTCTACGCCCCGGTCGATATTTGCGACGTCGCTCCCTCCGAGGCGGTCGTCACGCTCCGTTCCAAAAACGGACCTGCCATCCGCGCCAAACATCTCGTCGTGGCGACGGGCTATGAGATGATGAAGGGCATTCCGCGCAAGGGAAACAGGATCATCTCGAGCTGGTCGATCGCCACGCGCCCGCAGCCCCGCGCCATCTGGCCGACCGCGGCGATGATATGGGAAGCGGCCGACCCCTATCTCTACATCCGGACCACCCCGCGCGGAGAAATCATCTGCGGCGGCGAGGATGAGGAAATAGCCGATGCGGCGCTCCGCGACGCCAAGCTCCTCGACAAGGCGACGACGCTGTCGCGAAAGCTTGCTGCCCTGCTGCCAGGAGTGGACGCGACGCCCGCGTATAGCTGGGCCGGCAGTTTCGGCGACAGCCCGGTCGGGACACCGACCATCGGCCGCATTCCCGGCATGCCGAACTGCTATGCGGCGATGGGATATGGCGGAAACGGGATCACCTTCTCGATGATGGCGGCGCAGATGCTGCGCGGCGTGATTTGCGGTTATGGCGATCCCGACGCCGATCTGGTCAGCTTTCACCGCAGTTTTTGA
- a CDS encoding glycoside hydrolase family 130 protein yields the protein MVHLVQDELRLHADPTRVVVRPFHLAWQASGPDLERVQRLAREIVTLDTRTVRAELSVVLRDFADRHWQIEKVFEDRFEQIEPKLGLEGLTLKREMRLLIGAYFCHEYSYAAAALMNPSVVRHPDQTGLEEGCIRILLSLRAVGEGHISTIAFREGIITCDRELTLLPQPAFATAAMLGPHRDDKPDDVVSLYRQKDSTLSGTVIFPITEAQRNGLEDLRLLEFERDSGKSEWIGTYTAYSGRDIQSELLRTRDFRDFTLSPIKGKAGRNKGMALFPRKIDGQFCMIGRQDGKNLYLLRSDTVDQWEDGELLLEPRFPWELIQIGNCGAPIELDEGWLVLTHGVGAMRKYAIGAVLLDKDDPSKVIGRTPNPILSAADEDREGYVPNVVYTCGAIRVGDDIFLPYGVADSSVCFAFVAIKEILAAMA from the coding sequence ATGGTGCATCTGGTACAGGATGAATTGCGGCTCCATGCCGACCCGACGCGCGTCGTCGTGCGGCCCTTTCACCTCGCATGGCAAGCATCGGGTCCCGATCTCGAGCGCGTACAGCGGTTGGCCCGCGAAATCGTGACGCTCGACACGCGCACCGTGCGCGCCGAGCTCAGCGTGGTGCTGCGCGATTTCGCCGACCGGCACTGGCAGATCGAGAAGGTGTTCGAGGATCGCTTCGAGCAGATCGAACCCAAACTTGGTCTCGAAGGCCTCACATTGAAGCGCGAGATGCGCCTCTTGATCGGCGCCTATTTCTGTCACGAATATAGCTATGCCGCGGCGGCGCTGATGAACCCCAGCGTCGTTCGTCATCCCGACCAGACCGGGCTGGAGGAAGGATGCATCCGCATCCTCCTGTCGCTGCGCGCTGTCGGCGAGGGTCATATTTCGACGATCGCCTTTCGCGAGGGAATCATTACCTGCGACCGCGAACTGACGCTGCTGCCGCAGCCCGCCTTCGCTACGGCGGCGATGCTTGGTCCGCACCGCGACGACAAGCCCGACGATGTTGTCTCGCTCTATCGGCAGAAGGACAGCACTCTTTCGGGCACGGTGATCTTCCCGATCACCGAGGCGCAGCGCAACGGGCTCGAGGATCTGCGGCTGCTCGAGTTCGAGCGCGATAGCGGCAAAAGCGAATGGATCGGGACCTACACCGCCTATAGCGGGCGAGACATCCAGTCCGAGCTGCTACGGACGCGCGATTTCAGGGATTTCACGCTGAGCCCGATCAAGGGAAAGGCGGGACGCAACAAGGGCATGGCGTTGTTCCCGCGCAAGATCGACGGGCAATTCTGCATGATCGGTCGGCAGGATGGCAAGAATCTCTATCTGCTGCGCTCGGACACGGTCGATCAGTGGGAGGACGGCGAATTATTGCTGGAGCCGCGCTTTCCATGGGAACTCATCCAGATCGGCAATTGCGGCGCGCCGATCGAACTCGACGAGGGCTGGCTGGTGTTGACCCATGGGGTCGGCGCGATGCGCAAATATGCGATCGGTGCTGTACTGCTCGACAAGGACGATCCCTCGAAGGTGATCGGCCGGACGCCCAATCCGATCCTGTCCGCCGCCGACGAGGACCGCGAAGGCTATGTTCCCAATGTCGTCTACACCTGTGGAGCGATCCGCGTCGGCGACGATATTTTCCTGCCCTACGGGGTGGCCGACAGTTCGGTCTGCTTTGCGTTCGTCGCGATCAAGGAGATTCTGGCCGCCATGGCCTAG
- a CDS encoding tyrosine-type recombinase/integrase: MGRSEFDYLPPRPAWNAGRKVGAKRPLKPRQIWAIRFHLDREHRLRDRALFDLAIDSKLRGCDLVKIKIGDLVAGGELRTRAMVIQQKTNRPVQFEIMSDARGSLLAWLERRGGSIEDFAFPSRVDHSAHMSTRQYARLVDEWVTAVGLRSEDYGTHSLRRTKASIIYKATGNLRAVQILLGHTKIENTVRYLGVDVEDALTLAEGIEV; encoded by the coding sequence ATGGGTAGATCAGAATTCGACTATTTGCCTCCACGACCGGCGTGGAATGCCGGTCGAAAGGTAGGTGCAAAGCGGCCGCTAAAACCACGGCAGATATGGGCAATTCGCTTCCACTTGGATCGAGAGCACCGGCTTCGAGACCGGGCGCTGTTCGATCTCGCAATCGACAGCAAGTTGCGAGGCTGCGATCTTGTGAAGATCAAGATCGGCGATCTCGTCGCCGGCGGTGAGTTGAGAACGCGGGCAATGGTGATCCAGCAAAAGACCAATCGACCAGTTCAATTCGAAATCATGTCGGATGCTCGCGGAAGCCTCTTGGCATGGCTTGAGCGGCGCGGTGGATCAATCGAGGATTTTGCGTTCCCCAGCCGGGTCGACCACTCTGCTCATATGAGCACGCGTCAATATGCGCGTCTCGTCGATGAATGGGTAACGGCCGTTGGACTTCGAAGCGAAGACTACGGGACGCATTCGTTGCGCAGAACAAAAGCGTCGATCATTTACAAGGCGACCGGGAACTTGCGAGCTGTGCAGATTCTGCTCGGCCACACCAAGATTGAAAATACGGTGCGATACCTCGGCGTCGATGTTGAAGATGCGTTGACGCTGGCAGAAGGCATCGAAGTCTAA
- a CDS encoding glycosyltransferase, with the protein MAAPEIAVDVYAIAPAAVPTIFDPVVCGVITEGDAGSFIEAARQIEASCAEIIWLQHEFGLFGGLAGDMILELVDRVSAPLIVTLHTVLAEPDADQRRVMERLIARATKLVVMSERSHDLLRSVYHADDDQIAMIAHGVPDRPFGRASQFKPQFGFAGKQVALTFGLLSPGKGIEAVIEALPAIIEDHPDFLYCIAGATHPNLLALEGEAYRDRLQALAVSLGVDAHIRWINAFMDTDDLLDLLEAADIYVTPYTGAQQSTSGTLSYAMALGKAVISTPYVHAVELLADDHGVLVPFNDIEAIANEIQYLLGDADRLLTLQRRAYDRSRDMIWPVFAERSCALIAESGVVPKDAPIPDRIGIDGFLRICDDTGILQHSVHMVPDRAHGYCVDDNARALMLMHRLDDDALGKCGQLTPVFAAFVQHAWNPDHGEFRNFMGFARNWLEDVGSEDSCGRTLWALGATAQGAREPGLRQWAHELFERTAASALDFESPRAIAFAMLGADFVLAAHPEHDLADRILRSGADRLITLYQAAARPDWRWFEPILAYDNCRLPEAMLRAGVRLERADVTACGVETLRWINDAQISPHGHYRPVGSDSFGHAHELPRPFDQQPLEIWAAIDAASAAYDVTGDDIWLAHARRAYDWFSGRNDRGVIVGDPLTGSSKDGINPRGLNLNEGAESVLAYQHATYTIRDFIRKAG; encoded by the coding sequence GTGGCCGCGCCGGAGATTGCCGTCGACGTCTATGCGATCGCGCCGGCCGCCGTTCCCACGATATTCGACCCCGTTGTTTGCGGCGTCATAACCGAGGGTGACGCCGGTAGCTTTATCGAGGCGGCGCGGCAAATCGAGGCGAGCTGTGCCGAAATTATATGGCTGCAGCACGAGTTCGGCCTCTTCGGCGGCTTGGCGGGCGATATGATCCTGGAACTGGTGGATCGTGTTTCCGCACCGCTGATCGTCACGCTTCATACGGTGCTCGCCGAACCTGACGCCGATCAGCGCCGCGTGATGGAGCGGTTGATCGCGCGCGCGACGAAGCTGGTCGTCATGTCCGAGCGCTCGCACGATCTGCTGCGAAGCGTCTATCATGCCGACGACGACCAGATCGCCATGATCGCCCATGGTGTCCCCGACCGCCCGTTCGGCCGCGCGTCGCAGTTCAAGCCGCAGTTCGGCTTTGCTGGCAAACAGGTCGCGCTGACCTTCGGTCTTTTGTCGCCGGGCAAGGGGATCGAGGCGGTCATCGAGGCATTGCCCGCGATCATCGAAGATCACCCCGACTTCCTTTACTGCATTGCTGGCGCGACGCATCCCAATCTGCTGGCGCTTGAAGGCGAGGCCTATCGCGACCGGCTCCAAGCGCTCGCTGTCTCGCTCGGGGTCGATGCGCATATCCGCTGGATCAATGCGTTCATGGACACCGACGATCTGCTCGATCTTCTCGAGGCGGCGGACATCTATGTGACGCCTTATACCGGTGCGCAGCAATCGACGTCGGGCACGCTTTCCTACGCGATGGCGCTGGGCAAGGCTGTGATCTCCACGCCTTACGTGCATGCGGTCGAGCTCCTCGCCGACGATCATGGTGTGCTGGTTCCCTTCAACGACATCGAAGCGATCGCGAACGAAATCCAGTATCTGCTCGGCGATGCCGACCGGCTGCTCACGCTGCAGCGTCGCGCCTATGACCGCAGTCGCGACATGATCTGGCCGGTGTTCGCCGAGCGAAGCTGCGCGCTGATCGCGGAGAGCGGCGTCGTGCCGAAGGACGCGCCTATTCCCGACCGGATCGGCATTGACGGGTTCCTGCGCATTTGCGACGACACCGGCATCCTCCAGCACAGCGTTCATATGGTCCCCGATCGCGCGCACGGCTATTGCGTCGATGACAATGCGCGCGCGCTGATGCTGATGCATCGGCTCGACGACGATGCGCTAGGCAAGTGCGGACAACTGACCCCGGTCTTTGCGGCGTTCGTGCAGCATGCCTGGAACCCCGACCACGGCGAGTTTCGCAACTTCATGGGATTCGCACGCAACTGGCTCGAGGATGTGGGGTCCGAAGACAGCTGCGGCCGAACCCTCTGGGCGCTCGGTGCGACGGCGCAGGGCGCGCGCGAGCCCGGTCTGCGGCAATGGGCGCATGAATTGTTCGAGCGTACCGCGGCGTCCGCGCTGGATTTCGAGTCACCGCGCGCGATTGCTTTCGCGATGCTCGGCGCCGACTTCGTGCTCGCGGCGCATCCCGAGCATGATCTGGCGGACCGGATATTGCGCAGCGGCGCTGACCGGCTGATCACGCTCTATCAGGCCGCGGCGCGACCGGACTGGCGATGGTTCGAGCCGATACTCGCCTATGACAATTGCCGCCTGCCCGAAGCGATGCTGCGCGCGGGCGTACGACTTGAGCGCGCGGATGTTACCGCGTGCGGAGTCGAGACGTTGCGGTGGATCAACGATGCGCAGATTTCGCCTCATGGTCATTATCGCCCCGTCGGGTCCGACAGCTTCGGCCATGCCCATGAGCTGCCGCGGCCATTCGATCAGCAGCCGCTCGAGATTTGGGCCGCGATCGATGCCGCTTCGGCCGCCTATGATGTGACCGGCGACGATATCTGGCTGGCACACGCGCGGCGCGCTTACGACTGGTTCTCCGGGCGTAACGACCGCGGCGTGATCGTTGGCGATCCGCTGACCGGGAGCAGCAAGGATGGCATTAACCCGCGCGGCCTGAACCTCAACGAAGGGGCGGAGTCGGTTCTTGCCTACCAGCACGCGACTTACACGATCCGGGATTTTATCCGCAAAGCCGGCTGA
- a CDS encoding LysR family transcriptional regulator, translating into MVRHSLIELEAVLAIVRCGSFRAAAVDLGMSTTAISAAVGKLERELAVRLFNRTTRSVSLTYAGRIFVKQIKPALEDIQKAMNTARSQQETPSGTLRINAFATAAREIMAPLVLNYMERYPQVHIDLVTEGRLVDVVAAGFDLGVRSADLVPSDAIAIPLGQMRRMAVAASPAFFDNRAIPQVPQELLTYPCVRVRLPNGALFRWRFEKGGEELQLDVEGPITLDEASLTRIAVMSGVGIGYFMETDVRDDIAAGRLVRILDDWTPPLVPLCLYYSNRRNPSAAFQAFIALARNFAAQS; encoded by the coding sequence ATGGTTCGCCATTCACTGATTGAGCTCGAGGCGGTTCTCGCCATCGTGCGATGCGGCTCATTTCGGGCCGCGGCAGTCGATCTCGGCATGTCGACCACAGCGATTAGCGCCGCGGTGGGCAAGCTCGAGCGGGAGCTTGCCGTGAGGCTATTCAATCGAACGACGCGCAGTGTCTCGCTCACCTATGCGGGGCGTATCTTCGTCAAGCAGATCAAGCCGGCTCTCGAGGACATTCAAAAAGCTATGAATACGGCGCGCTCTCAGCAGGAGACGCCGTCCGGCACGCTGCGCATCAATGCCTTCGCAACGGCGGCGCGCGAGATCATGGCGCCGTTGGTCCTGAACTATATGGAGCGCTACCCGCAGGTTCACATCGACCTCGTCACCGAAGGCCGGCTTGTCGATGTCGTGGCGGCGGGTTTCGATCTGGGCGTGCGCAGCGCCGATCTGGTGCCAAGCGACGCGATCGCCATACCTCTGGGGCAGATGCGACGCATGGCGGTTGCCGCATCCCCCGCCTTTTTCGATAATAGGGCTATCCCACAGGTGCCGCAGGAGCTGCTCACTTATCCCTGCGTGCGCGTCCGGCTTCCAAACGGCGCATTGTTCCGGTGGCGGTTCGAGAAGGGCGGCGAAGAATTACAGCTTGACGTCGAGGGCCCGATCACCCTCGACGAGGCCTCCCTGACCCGGATCGCGGTCATGAGCGGCGTGGGTATCGGATATTTCATGGAAACCGACGTACGTGACGACATCGCGGCGGGAAGGCTCGTGCGTATCTTGGACGACTGGACCCCGCCGCTAGTGCCGCTCTGCCTCTATTATTCCAATCGCCGCAACCCCTCGGCGGCCTTTCAGGCCTTTATCGCGCTCGCGCGCAACTTCGCCGCACAATCCTGA
- a CDS encoding catalase: MPKSPPPSPANDQALREHQPGGGQPKIEVSRGNGGELHQNLASGDKSADAAFLTDNFGHRISDNQNSLRAGERGPTLLEDFVLREKIFHFDHERIPERIVHARGSGAHGVFECTKAIPGLTKASILQKEGATCPVFVRFSTVAGGAGSVDTPRDVRGFAVKLYTDSGNWDLVGNNIPVFFIQDAMKFPDLVHSVKMEADRGYPQAASAHDTFWDFIGLMPEAMHMIMWAMSDRTIPRSLRMIEGFGVHAFRFVNEKGEGKFVKFHWKPVLGIQSTTWDEAVKIAGADPDFHRRDLFEAIDAGDFPAWDLGVQVFDEAFAEKQPYDVLDATKLIPEEDVPVEIVGRMTLNRNVDNFFAETEQVAFLPSNIIPGIDFSNDPLLQGRLFSYLDTQKSRLGTTNFHQIPINAPKCPFHNFQRDGMMQTLVPTGRANYEPNSLAEAGENGGPRASADTGFKSFAANDERNDPAQKLRIRAALFADHFSQARMFYLSQTENEQAHIASALVFELSKVTLDHIRARVVGQLRNIDEDLATRVAMGLAIDLPAKEKAARAPVDLKTSDALSIQKNADDTMEGRKVAILFAEGSDKAVIDKLKGDIESAGGTAFLVAPKVGGIKVKGGTLKADGQLAGSPSVLFDAVASILTEEQAKALSGQGAAVQWFMDAYGHCKTIAHDEATQLLLDKAGVEKDGGVVAIDEFESVGTRRHWAREAKVRDLA, from the coding sequence ATGCCGAAATCTCCGCCGCCGTCGCCCGCGAACGACCAGGCCCTTCGCGAACACCAGCCGGGCGGAGGTCAGCCGAAGATCGAGGTGAGCCGCGGCAATGGTGGCGAGCTGCACCAGAATCTGGCATCGGGCGACAAATCGGCCGATGCGGCGTTCCTGACCGACAATTTCGGCCACCGGATTTCGGACAACCAGAATTCGCTGCGCGCCGGCGAACGCGGGCCGACGCTGCTCGAGGACTTTGTCCTTCGCGAGAAAATCTTCCACTTCGACCATGAGCGTATTCCCGAACGCATCGTCCACGCCCGCGGTTCGGGCGCGCATGGTGTGTTCGAATGCACCAAGGCGATCCCCGGGCTGACCAAGGCGTCGATCCTGCAGAAGGAGGGCGCGACTTGTCCGGTCTTCGTCCGCTTCTCGACGGTCGCGGGCGGCGCCGGATCGGTCGACACCCCGCGCGATGTGCGTGGCTTCGCGGTCAAGCTCTACACCGACAGCGGCAACTGGGACCTTGTCGGCAACAATATTCCGGTCTTCTTCATCCAGGACGCGATGAAATTCCCCGACCTCGTTCACAGCGTCAAGATGGAAGCCGACCGCGGTTATCCGCAGGCGGCGAGCGCGCATGACACCTTCTGGGACTTCATCGGGCTGATGCCCGAGGCGATGCACATGATCATGTGGGCGATGTCCGACCGCACGATCCCGCGGAGCCTGCGCATGATCGAGGGTTTCGGCGTCCACGCCTTCCGCTTCGTCAACGAAAAGGGCGAAGGCAAATTCGTCAAATTCCACTGGAAACCCGTGCTCGGCATCCAGTCGACGACATGGGACGAGGCGGTCAAGATCGCCGGCGCCGATCCCGATTTCCATCGCCGCGACCTGTTCGAGGCGATCGATGCGGGCGACTTCCCGGCATGGGATCTCGGCGTGCAGGTGTTCGACGAAGCTTTCGCCGAGAAGCAGCCTTATGACGTGCTCGACGCGACCAAGCTGATCCCGGAGGAGGATGTTCCGGTCGAGATCGTCGGCCGCATGACGCTCAACCGCAACGTCGACAATTTCTTTGCCGAGACCGAACAGGTCGCCTTTCTGCCGTCGAACATCATTCCGGGCATCGATTTCAGCAACGACCCACTCCTTCAGGGCCGGCTCTTTTCCTATCTTGACACGCAGAAGTCGCGGCTGGGCACGACCAATTTCCACCAGATCCCGATCAATGCGCCGAAATGCCCGTTCCACAATTTCCAGCGCGACGGGATGATGCAGACGCTCGTGCCAACGGGGCGCGCCAATTACGAGCCGAACAGCCTGGCCGAGGCCGGCGAGAATGGCGGTCCGCGCGCAAGCGCCGATACGGGTTTCAAGAGCTTTGCCGCCAATGACGAACGCAACGATCCCGCGCAGAAGCTGCGCATTCGCGCGGCGCTTTTCGCCGATCATTTCAGCCAGGCGCGCATGTTCTACCTGTCGCAGACCGAGAATGAGCAGGCGCATATCGCCTCGGCGCTGGTGTTCGAATTGTCGAAGGTCACGCTCGATCATATCCGCGCCCGCGTCGTCGGCCAGCTTCGCAACATCGATGAGGATCTCGCGACGCGTGTCGCCATGGGGCTCGCCATCGATCTGCCGGCGAAGGAAAAGGCTGCGCGGGCGCCGGTCGATCTCAAAACGTCCGACGCGCTGTCGATCCAGAAGAATGCCGACGATACGATGGAGGGCCGCAAGGTCGCGATCCTCTTTGCCGAAGGATCGGACAAGGCGGTGATCGACAAGCTGAAGGGCGACATCGAAAGCGCCGGCGGCACCGCCTTCCTCGTCGCGCCGAAGGTCGGCGGGATCAAGGTTAAGGGCGGCACGCTCAAGGCCGACGGCCAGCTGGCAGGCTCGCCCTCGGTGCTGTTCGACGCCGTGGCTTCGATCCTGACCGAAGAACAGGCCAAGGCGCTGTCGGGGCAGGGCGCGGCGGTCCAGTGGTTCATGGACGCTTATGGCCATTGCAAGACGATCGCGCATGACGAGGCGACGCAGTTGCTGCTCGACAAGGCAGGGGTGGAAAAGGACGGCGGGGTCGTTGCGATCGACGAGTTCGAAAGCGTCGGCACCCGGCGCCATTGGGCCCGCGAAGCCAAGGTGCGCGATCTTGCCTGA
- a CDS encoding YybH family protein, producing the protein MSMDLPKPIADYVEANARLDIDGMLKPFLPDASFIDNGKHFEGQSAIRQLFEEEVIPVKAIFVPDAVREESGDVIVEGPAHGDFPGSPLRFTYRFTLVDGAIKTLETTV; encoded by the coding sequence ATGTCAATGGACCTACCCAAGCCCATCGCCGACTATGTCGAGGCAAATGCCCGTCTCGATATCGACGGTATGTTGAAGCCTTTCCTGCCCGACGCGAGCTTCATCGACAACGGCAAGCATTTCGAAGGGCAGTCGGCAATCCGGCAATTGTTCGAAGAAGAAGTGATCCCGGTGAAAGCCATCTTCGTGCCCGATGCGGTGCGGGAAGAAAGCGGCGATGTCATCGTCGAGGGACCCGCACATGGTGACTTCCCGGGCAGCCCGCTGCGCTTCACCTATCGTTTCACGCTCGTGGATGGCGCCATCAAGACCCTGGAGACAACGGTATGA
- a CDS encoding SDR family oxidoreductase — MSIKADPTEFAGKRVLVSGGTKGLGRATVERFLAGGARVVTAARAIKDPIEGVEYVQADLATAEGGEALAKAALERLGGIDILAHVVGGSASPAGGFAALTDDHWLAELNLNLLATVRLDRLLIPQMLGRGTGTVVHVTSIQSVLPLPESTTGYAAAKAALRTYSKSISKELGPKGVRVNIVSPGWIMTEATGDFLEMLRAANGGTIEDARQSVLDALGGISIGRGAEPEEVADLIAYLASERAAAIHGAEFVIDGGTISTV; from the coding sequence ATGAGCATCAAGGCAGATCCCACCGAGTTCGCCGGCAAGCGCGTCCTCGTCAGCGGTGGAACCAAGGGTTTGGGCCGCGCCACGGTCGAGCGCTTCCTCGCCGGCGGAGCCCGTGTCGTCACGGCCGCCCGCGCGATCAAGGATCCGATCGAGGGCGTTGAATATGTCCAGGCGGACCTGGCGACCGCGGAGGGCGGCGAAGCGCTGGCCAAGGCGGCGCTCGAGCGGCTGGGCGGCATCGATATTCTTGCCCATGTCGTGGGTGGTTCGGCGTCGCCGGCCGGCGGTTTCGCCGCGCTGACGGACGATCACTGGCTCGCCGAGCTAAACCTGAACTTGTTGGCTACCGTTCGGCTCGATCGGCTGCTTATCCCGCAGATGCTCGGGCGGGGCACGGGCACCGTGGTGCACGTCACCTCGATCCAGTCTGTCCTGCCGCTGCCCGAGTCCACCACCGGCTATGCCGCTGCGAAGGCCGCGCTGCGGACCTACAGCAAGTCGATATCGAAGGAGCTCGGTCCCAAGGGTGTTCGGGTCAACATCGTCTCGCCTGGCTGGATCATGACCGAGGCTACCGGCGACTTTCTCGAAATGCTTCGGGCTGCCAACGGCGGCACGATCGAGGACGCGCGTCAGTCCGTGCTCGATGCCTTGGGCGGAATCTCGATCGGGCGGGGCGCAGAGCCCGAAGAAGTGGCCGACCTCATCGCCTATCTCGCCTCGGAACGTGCCGCTGCGATCCACGGCGCCGAGTTCGTCATCGATGGCGGGACCATCAGCACCGTCTGA